CTTTGCCACGACTTTAATGTTGCATGATCTAGCGACGTGAACATGCAAGTATCACATCCCTGCATACCCCGGAAAGTTACATGCACAACATTGTTTTTCTCGTCTCCCTGCTGCTACAAGGAAGTTACCTGCAACACTCTTGTCTACATTCAAGCTGATATTCCCTCTCGTGACGATGAGTACCAGTGAATCTCGTAAGTAGAGACAGTACAGCAAACTGGAGGAGTGATCTAACAGAGCTCAGCAGATATCATTGCTCACCTGCCCCCGGTAACAACCCGTTACATCATAAGCCGACTCGGtgagtcaattgaaccACCTGCCCCTAAAAGAGCACGTACTGCAATTTCCACACgcagcagcaccatcaATCCCTTTTATGAGTACAATGGAAATATCGTCTTCAACGACAATGAGGAATTTGATAACAACTTCGGCCTGGACAACTTTTTAACGGAACTTGTCAATAGTGATAATCCTTCAAGATTCCACAAGCTGAAAAGCGGGAAATCTTTTACTGGTAGAACGCTCCCCAAGACCTTCACGAGCGAATCAGAAGTCGAGGAGTGGGTTTACGCCATTCTCGAAAATCTAATATCCGGGCTGATAAATCCACTTCTCGATGATGACTATGACCCTGCCAAGAAAGAACTAAAGTCACAGCTCAAGCAAGCGATTGATACGTTCCAAGACGAGTGCAAAGAAATGTTGAATTATTTAAAAAACACAATCAACTCATTCCCGAAATTGTTAAACAAAGTGCAACTACAGTCTGGTATGGAAGATCACAAAGAAATATTTGATAAGAGCCTGGAAAGTTTGACCGTGACATACAAATCTGCTCTAATTGCTGCATCTACAGACATAATAAGCAGTAGCGAAGACTTCAATTATGCGTCAAAGCtactcaaaaaaaatatcagaaaaataaaGGAGGCCTACACGGCATATTTGTCTTTTGTCTATGAGGCCATTCAAAGTGATCAAACTAGACTGGTTAGCCTGGTTAGCGACCATCCCGTAGTCAGTCGAACCACACTTTTCATTTCCTCTTTTGAGAAACTACTCAGTGATCTCGGAGATATACCCAGTCATCTTATTAATTGTGATTCCCCAGGACCTTATACAATTGGGCGTCAAAATGCCGACTACTCACTCCCTTTGGACCGGGCACCCACTAATCGTGAACCCAGGGCCGATATTTACATCAGTAAGGGCGAAACTGTCATGGTTGTGGAGTGTAAAAAGCGGTCGGTCAGTAGCCTTCAAAGCATAATTGAGAGCAACACAGCAAATTCCCGTCGCCTACTCTCCCAGCTGTCCAAGTACTCCTATTGCTATGCAACGGGACACACAGTCTTGACCACACTGGGAGAATGGGGTTTCATCAATTATCAAGTGGACGATGATTATAATGTCGCCATCAACGCCCATTTCGGCAGCATTGAAGTGGAAGGTGAGCATACACTTCGGCGGAAGTTTATTAGGTATCTCTATTCAATGGCGGCTGAAGACCCCGATATGATAAGGAGAATACGTGAGATGCACGAAGTTGCTCGCGATCAACATAAGATGGGACGCTTGACCAACATTTTCGACGTAGACATGTCATGACTCCAATCTATGTCCAGAATTATTGGCTTTTAGAATTATCGGCAAGCAAGTCCACCTCAATAATATCTTATTCAACTATGGACTGAGATGTCGTAAGAATCAACCCATGGAGAGCAACCAGAGTAAATACGGAAACATCTCAGTCTCCCCTATCAGGGTCGGCCAGCCAGTTCAATACCTGTCCGACATACATCAAACTTATCGTTCCAGGCTTGCTATGAAATATTCACACTCACAAAGTACCTACATTCCAGTCCTAAATGCCAAATTTTCGATCACGtgacaaataataatctgCATCGCCCAGTATTTATCCTAACTCTAGCTGAAATATCTATATAcaaaatggaaatgggGTTAGAATTTTTACTTCCCACTCTGGACTGGAACGAAGGGTGAAGGTCCAGGGGGTATGGTGTCACGATTCCCGCTTCCCGATAGCTTTTTCCGTTATCTCCCGACGTCTACCGACTGCTCCGCATGTCAGCCGTCTTCCTGCCGCTCTCCGACATCACTCCAAATGCATACTTCTGCATCTCATGTCGACTTCGCCGActtctctctctataaCTTGTCCTTGATTAGTTTCATGTTGAAGCTAATGTCGTGTGCTCCACTTCCTTTGTTTCCAGTTTGCCTTAGCTTGTTTCACACTCGCTTCTCCTTGATCATTTGACCCAcgttttgtttcatctaataatttcgcctcattttcttttcaaagattcttttctattttttcctCTTGTTCTCAAGTATTATATAAAGGTAGTATATTTTGCTCTTtcaattattttaattttttagatattaaaacatCTGTTATCCTTACAAAAGCTTCCTTCAATTGCGATTACTCCCAGTACTTAACCTACTTTCATATAACTTTATTCTAGGGTAAGACTAAATGAATCTTGAAGGTTAACTAGTTATTCTCATAATTCTTATCTCTAGATAATGGTTTCGCAAACTACTTGGATAAAGTATTCCGAATATCTCAGACATGAAACATCTAAACATCTTCGGAAACCACATCTGGCATATGGTGCAACGCCGCAGACCACCGCTTCATATATCTGTCTAACCAGCTCAGATTGATTTAACAACTCGATTCAAGTTCGTCGCCATTCCTCAGAAATTAATGACCCACCAATATaatgattttgaaactgaaaataataattataataataataataatccaacactctttaataaaaatatcttcttctccttttcCGAGGCTTTTCCTTCGGGCCGGTCTCAAATTTCTTAAACAGCACtttcaactttttccagtcaactgaaaaatcaacatcTTTACTAACTTCTGTAAAACTATACTGGAAATTCGCGAGTACAACATCATTAGCAGCACGAACCATAATGCCATCCTTTCTACCATACTTATGAAATACGCCCAGTTCATGTATTTGTTGGTAGTTCTCTTTGACCGTTTTATACAAAAGTTGTAGATCTCGACGAACTttgacctcttcttcaactgagaTATCTGGACGATTGAGCTCACTTGCCAATCTTTCCATAAAATCGGTGATAGGAATGTAGTCATTCATACTTTCGGTTacaatgatattgatttcgCCTTCTTTTAATACCTCGTAAATATGGGGAATAATACTTCCTTGAACACTAGTCAGTTTCTCAAATGCCAACTTTTCGGCAGAGAAAAGATGTTCCACACACTTCGGGTAACATCTAAGCGTGGCAAAAGTTCCATTCACTCTGGCGAACTCCTGGATAATAGGCCTATAACTTTTCATAGCCTGAATCATCACTTTATCCCAATCAGAGGGGAATTGAAAGCGCCCTTGATCAGGCTTTGGTCTAACCACCCGCTCTAGCCTTTGCAAATTCAAGTTGATTGGAAGCAGTCGTCTCTCCTTATCGTGTTTATCAGGTATAAAGAACTCAGTGTGACGAGTTATATTAACCGGGGAAAACTCCATGGCATTGGCGGCTGGAAGAATTGAATACGGATTCGGCTCCATCTTAAGTTCCATTACAATGGACTTACCCCGTTTGCCGGGATCTTTTTCGTTTGACCAATATGCTAAATAAGCAGCTATCGCGTGTCTGACAGTAGGTTCCGTGGAGTCGTAATTAAGGCGGAATATATCGTAATTCAGCCGACCATCCTTGTAACcagtgatatcaatgaagaatGTTTCATAAAAACTGGATACTATGTAATGAGTGAGATTGGATTTTAATAGATGGAAGCGAAGCTCATCCATTACCAAATACCAATGTGGACTACCATAGCATAAATTTAAATCAGAGCtagactgaaaataaattaatccCAATATTTTCTCATCCTGatcctcatcatccaaTGACTCTATGTTCTTCATTAAGTGGATGGAATCAATCAAGATTCCATCcacgaaaaaaaattcagcCCCTCTGTCGATATGCCGATATTTCTCGACCTGGAACGACACATCATAACCGAGGTTGACATTACTACCTTCGGCAAATAGCAATGGTGTTAAAACCAAGTTGAAGATggtcaaaaataaacatgGGAGTAATTCATCTGTGTCATAAGATTTGAACTCTGACGGAACTGAGGAGTCTCTCTCGTCCAGATCATTTTCGGCATAATCTGATCTAAGATCATCCTCGTAGACTTCTTCACTGACGCTGTTCAATCGGGAATTAAAGCTATCAATAAAGAAGCTCTTAAATTCATCTCTGCTTACTTCCCTTGCTTTATATCCGTAGCCACCGACCGTCTCATTTCGAACCAAATCATTACGGTGCCAATTGTGAATAACATCTTCTAGAGGTAATTGAAGATAGACTTTGACTGCATGTGAAGACCAGGGACCACCCCTCCAGTCTTGTCCACTACGTAGCAATCTCTCTGAGGTAAGGAGTCGGTCAAAGTCTTTGTATGGGCCCTGATTGATGAACTTTTGATAGTCCGAAGCAGCACGACTCTCAAGCAGATATCGCTCTCCCATTCTCGCATACTTTACATCATAGACATGCTTAGCAGTAGCCCACTGAGTGTTAAAGTCACGTCTTAATTGCTGTAAAACTGGGTTACTGTCAATGATTTGACTTATAACCTTTCTGTTACCCTTCGCCTGTTCTTCCTCCCATGCAACTACAGGGTGAATACAATTATCCAATTGAGGATAAAGTGAGCCGTCAATGTATTCTTCGGTCGATGGCTTCCTTGTATAACTGGTAAATATCAAAGTACGGAGATCAGACTTGAGTTCGGCCTGGATGCGCCCAGATTGAGCCAAAGGACTGTTATCATGAGCTTTTACTTCGTAAAGCTGCAAATTATATTGATACTCAAGCTGGAAGGGAGTCAAGAAGGGATAGCAGAAAATATGACTTTTTTCTCCGACAACACAATCATATATTCGGCGTGTGACCGGGGAACGAGAGGGGTATTCTTTAGTCATTAGATTGTTGAAAGGTTCATAAACTGAACTACTAAGTGTTCGTTATGGCCAGACGGCAAGTGTGGGTGGTGCATATAATGTTCCAAGACACTGCTGCTCGACGGGCTAAATCTTAGTATGCTtcataatttattaaatttAAAGCCGTCTAGTCCTGAGCCTTGCCAATGTACCTTCCTAACAAGTGTTATGTTCGAACTTTAAACATCTATCAGGACCTACATGtttccaacagcagcaccctTTCATAATTAGTCCATTAAGCTTAAGTATGATGATAATGGTGAAAAGAGATCGACTTATTGCCTTAGTTCTCAAATAGGAATTGggtcaatatcaatatcacaACTGATGTACAACTGTTGTAGAGCTTCCTGAACAATCTTCAGTACATACCGGGTCAACTTTTACCTTATGATACAACAAGTAGATATTACCGAACCACTGGACTGACTCCTTTGGACTCCAGGGTTGATATTACAGTAGCTTTTGGCGAAGTTGTCGCGGTTGTCGAGTGCCATGCCAACAGAAGGATAGACTGAGAAAGCAAGCAGCAAGATTCCACTACATCTCTCCCAGGTATCCAAACACTCATCAACATAGCAACGGGTCAAACAGTCCTGACCACTCTGGGAGACGTGAGCTTTTTTGACATTGCTAGTGAGTGACAATTTCAACTCACCATCAACATACGCACACACTTTGCTGATCTGGAAGAACGAGGTGAGCTTACCATCAGATGGAAATTTTCTGATGACCGGAAAATAATAGACAGGATAGATGAGATGCAGATAACTGCACACAGCGTCCATATCAGGAGAACAGCTGGGCCAGCGCTTCGACATGCAAATTTCATGACTCCAGAATAAAAATACCTCCCGTAGAAAGTGTAAAGCTGAATGTTCCATCTATAACAGAAATGAATATCCAAACTTATATGGTTTTTAGTATTATGGGCAAACACGTCGCCCTCAGATAATATCTATTCAACAAAACATGATCTTTGATCTTTGAAAGTGGAGTAAGATCTCACAAGAAGCAACCCAAGGAAAGCAACCAGACTGAATATTAAACATCTGGATCTCCCTATTCGAACTCCGTCAGTCCGTCAGACTCATATTGTACATCCAAtgagtttttgttttattagTGTCTTCAGACTGAAGTCGTCTTCACGTGACTAATAATCACATGATAGATTCTGCATCGCCTGATATTCATCCAAACATGGTGCTGAAATATTACTATGCCATGAAAATGGAATCAATTCAAACCATGGGGTTGATTAGGCCTACAGGGCGACTTGTATCAAGACTTGTGTCAATGTCAAACAAGTCAATTATAATACCAAGATTAGTGCGAAGTTATTCGTCAGACCACAACTTCAAAGTATCAGCCAAACCAAACTATCCAGGCCATGTTCCTCTCAACATGTTTCAACGGgcatttttatttgtggGATCAGGAATTGCTGCTTTGAGCAATCCAAGACGACCAGATTTAATTGCCACCTTTGGTGAAATGACAGTACAACCATATTTTATCACACGACTAAGAGATGAGATGTTGCTAGATCCAgttggaagaagaatccTACGAGAGAGACCACGAATTACTTCGAAATCTCTAGATCTCGACAAGCTTCGAGCATTACCTCCAAACACGGTAGGAAATGTCTACATGCAATGGTTAGATCGCGAAGGGGTATCACCTGATACAAGATTACCAGTTCGGTACATCGATGATGCAGAATGTGCCTATGTAATGCAAAGATACCGGGAATGTCATGATTTCTATCATGCAATTACCGGGTTACCAGTTCTGATGGAAGGCGAAGTAGCAGTTAAAGCATTTGAATTTGCAAACCTTGGAATTCCAATGACCGGACTTGCCGCTTTTTCTGAGCCATTCAAGCTGGCTCCTAAAGCCCGCCGACGCATcaaagatatttatattccaTGGGCCATATCCAATGGGCTCAGAAGCAAACTTCTTCTAAACGTATATTGGGAAGAAGTACTCGACAAAGACGCAGATGAACTACGAGCCGAGCTAGGTATCGATGTACCGCCAGATCTCCGGCAACTTCGAAATCAAACTAAGTCCAAATCGGTCCATAAGTAGTCTATAAAGAACGCCatattttcattgatgTCATGTTGTTTTTTAGTACTAATAATGAATAAAATGACGGAATCCTCTAAATAGTTTATGAAAATTCATAGTAGCTCTTGAAGCTCGAGCTTGACACCCCCTGAGACAGGGTCTGCCTATAAACACCACATATTGCTTATCAGTTCAGAAGATCAGCAGTTGATCTGGATTTATCACGATCTCGACATTCTACTCATCACTAGTATCCCGATTCAAAGGcctctttttttctataCAATTCCTGTTGTATAATATATTTCCACGAATTCAGCATGGTTTCAGCGGAGCAGTTGGATCAATTGAAAACAAGGGCCTTAAAAGGTATGTTATTGACTTtacagccagcagcagcaccatgAAACCGCTCCTCTAATCTGGTCACCACGCAGATTCTGGATCTGTACTGCTGGTTAGAATGCCAGAAATATCTGTGaaatgaagcagcagacaCTGTATCACCCAAACTGTGAACTTGAACTCGTATTCGGGGAAAAAACCAGCAACTAACGAGCGCAGCCCGCGACATGTCGTACTCGCCATACTCGAAATTCCGAGTTGGAGCCGTGATCCTGACAGAAGACGGCGAGTATATCGACGGAGCCAATATAGAAAACGCCAGCTATGGCGGCACTATCTGCGCTGAGCGCACTGCAATTGTCAAAGCGGTGACTCAGAAGAAAACCTCATGGACCGCTATCGGCATCTCCAGCGACCTCGAGGAGCCCTGTAGTCCCTGTGGAATCTGCCGCCAATTGTAAGTGATAGAATTGccttcggcggctggggctccgccccagaccctggttgcttctctcgctccgctcgagtcgttacttCAGGGGTCGCACCagccactcctgcgaagcaggagcaaccagggtctggggcggagccccagccgccggaggcacgatCACACCCGCAAAACCGTCGTCTAACTATTGTTTCAGCATTCGCGAGTTCTCGCTCGAGTCGCTTCCTATATACATGTTTACGACCAATGGCGACTATAAACTGGCAACGCTCGGCCAGCTGCTTCCAATGAGCTTCGGGCCCGAGCATCTTAAACCGTTCTAGCCCTGGATTTGTGTTCGAAGCTGTATCAGCTGCGACTCCGTTAGTCTCGTGGTGTATCTCTTTTTACCTGTATATTAGCACTTACTtcatttctcttttcttccattttcttctgcGACGAACTGATCTGGGCCTCGACTCGTTTACTGGGAAGGTTAGTGGTGGAACggaatgcctccggcggctggggctccgccccagacgctggtggctcctctcgctacgctcgagtcgtgcgtGTGGCGATCAGTTTGGCGGATGAATGGCTGAGGAAACTTACATCTCGGATTGGATGAACTCGAGACGTTTGGTGACGTTGGTGGTGGCTTCGGGTTTGTCCTGGGGGACCAGCACGGGGCCTATGAGTTTGTAGATGTTGGCGTCGTCTTTCAGCAGATCAAACTCCTGAAGTTCTGTTAGTACGAACCTTCCTACTGGTTTCTACAATATTCTTGAGCCAAGAACTCACGTCTTTAACAATCTTGTTCTCCTGGAGCTGTGCCTCTAATTGCTGTCTAGCGGACACATAGCTCGACATTTCTGGGTCATTCGTTAGTACACAACTCCAAAAATCGTACACCTACCGACTCAGATTCCGTTTCTCCATAACAAACAACCTCCTGGAACCCGtacgcaacgactcgagcgcagcgagaggagcaaccagggtctggggcggagccccagccgccggaggcagtcttCAATGACCACATACCTCGTTGGATGACATTGAACTCGTCAGTAGCCTTTTGAAACTGTGCCGTGGCCACAGCTCGGGTGTCAGTTTGAGACATGCTGGATGTGATGAATGAATTGGCTGAGTTGTGGTGACAGTTCAGGTTGAAGCAAAGAGAGGAGGAGGCTCTTCTCTGGTCTTGATAGAGACAGCCGCACGGATCGCGATGTATGTAGATCTTCAACATGAAATCCGAAAGCTGcctgatattatttattgggTTGTGATCCAAGTTGAtagtttttgttgttctccgtttttttttcagtttgaaTTATGATTGTAAGTTTTCAATTCTAGTTTAAAGTATCTCTACgaatatttatatgccAATGGCATGCCAATGATGCTGATACTCTGGTCACAGTGGCAAACCAGGGGGGCAAAGAGCTAAGctaacaacagcagctgaaacCGTGGGCTGAAGTGCCGACACCTCGTCATTTACTGGATGAGAATGATGAATTGGATGCAGCCGAGGCCGCTTTTATACTAAATTCAAAACCATGGACCAAAGTCGATCTGTCGGccagtggcagtggcagtggcagtggcaaTCTGgacagccagcagcagcaacagcggTCTGTCGAGGAGCTGGTTTTTGTCGCTTCACGGCTGTCGGTGTATGGAGAATATCTTGCCAAAGTGGGAATTAAAGGAAAACCCGTTAAGATTGGTACTATTAGCAGTGGAGTTTCTCACGCATCGAAGAGCGAAGAAGGTGCTACTCACGAATCAAAACCCCGTCCTATTGATATCTACGAACtggatgacgacgaggcAGAAGATGCAAAGTCGAGGCGTTTAGTGACAGATCAATTGAACCAGACTGTGCATTCTAACGAGATATACCACATTCCCGGTACTAATACTGCAGTAATAACGGTTCCAGCTCTGGCACCCGCGCACTGCTATGAGTACGCTTCACAGGTGATTGCAGCCCTGAAACCACAGAAAGCCGTCATTCTCAGTCCTGCTAACATGGTATCTACCAGCTCGAATGTATACAAACTGACGACAGCGAACGTACCAACGTCATTTGCCGAACAACTGCCGTCGCTCGAGCCACCATTCATGATCTCCGGTGCGCCAGCCGCCGTTCTATCTCGCCTTTCTCGCGAAAACATCCCAGCTGTGGCCATCGTCGTCAAAGCAGAAGGTCCCCAGGGCTTCGAAATCGTCGACCACCCAGCCACCAACTACGACGTGAGCACCGCACTCGAGCTCGTGCTGGGCCTGGATCCTGCATCTCTCCGAGTACCCTCCTATACCAACGTGGACCAGGgtctatatatttaatacaGAGGTGGCTGCGATGGGGAGGGGTCgccgtgcctccggcggctggggctccgccccagaccctggttgctcctgcttcgcaggagattgcgggcaccgtcgacgaaacgactcgagcgcagcgagaggagcaaccagggtctggggcggagccccagccgccggaggcagacggCAGTGGTGTGTGGagtaatatataataatacgAACgaacaaataaacaacaaaacataAATTACAGGGGGTGCAAAATGGGGCCGCCGGTTTAGGCCTtggacttcttcttcttttttggagACTCGCCATCGTCGTCCTTGGATCTCTTTTTgtccttcttctctttcttttctttcttctccttcttgtccttcttttccttcttgtctttcttgtccttcttctctttcttggaGGAAACGGACACGGTGGACTGGTCGGCCTCGTTGTCGgagtcgtcttcttcgtcgtcgatATCGATGTCCATGCCGTCAACCTTGACGTTTGCCAGTACCTTGTCCATGGCTTGCTTCATGGCATCGGCGTTCTTGGTGGGAGCAACTCCAGTGTCGAAGAAGTTGAGTCTCTCCTCGACCTGTTGTTTCAGGATTTGACCAAACGTGGTCGATGGGTTCTCGGCAAACGAGTCGATTCTCGAGGCAATAGTACACTTATTGGCCAGGAATCTCGAGATTCGGCCCTTGTTCTTCATACCAGCACGGCCAATGAACGACGAGTGGTAGATAAGTCCGTACTTAGGGGTGTTACCCTTAGTCTTAAGTGCACGGAAAAGCGCCTTCTCGGCACCAAGAATCTGAACAGTAGAAGCAGGGTATTTAGACAAGTTGGTCAAAGAACCGGCGTGCGAAATAAGACGGGCTCCAACCACCTCACCAATGAGCTCCGACAAGTTGGGGGCTACAGTATGCATTTTTTCGGTCAAGTAAGCAAACAGCTTGGTTCTGTATTCAGTGATGTTGACAACTCTTTCGGCAAAAGTAATGACGTTCTCCATATCGGT
This is a stretch of genomic DNA from Sugiyamaella lignohabitans strain CBS 10342 chromosome C, complete sequence. It encodes these proteins:
- the COQ4 gene encoding Coq4p (Protein with a role in ubiquinone (Coenzyme Q) biosynthesis; possibly functioning in stabilization of Coq7p; located on the matrix face of the mitochondrial inner membrane; component of a mitochondrial ubiquinone-synthesizing complex; GO_component: GO:0031314 - extrinsic component of mitochondrial inner membrane [Evidence IEA]; GO_component: GO:0016020 - membrane [Evidence IEA]; GO_component: GO:0005743 - mitochondrial inner membrane [Evidence IEA,IEA,IEA]; GO_component: GO:0005743 - mitochondrial inner membrane [Evidence IDA] [PMID 11469793]; GO_component: GO:0005739 - mitochondrion [Evidence IEA]; GO_function: GO:0003674 - molecular_function [Evidence ND]; GO_process: GO:0006744 - ubiquinone biosynthetic process [Evidence IEA,IEA,IEA,IEA]; GO_process: GO:0006744 - ubiquinone biosynthetic process [Evidence IMP] [PMID 11469793]; GO_process: GO:0006744 - ubiquinone biosynthetic process [Evidence IMP] [PMID 9266513]), which translates into the protein MIDSASPDIHPNMVLKYYYAMKMESIQTMGLIRPTGRLVSRLVSMSNKSIIIPRLVRSYSSDHNFKVSAKPNYPGHVPLNMFQRAFLFVGSGIAALSNPRRPDLIATFGEMTVQPYFITRLRDEMLLDPVGRRILRERPRITSKSLDLDKLRALPPNTVGNVYMQWLDREGVSPDTRLPVRYIDDAECAYVMQRYRECHDFYHAITGLPVLMEGEVAVKAFEFANLGIPMTGLAAFSEPFKLAPKARRRIKDIYIPWAISNGLRSKLLLNVYWEEVLDKDADELRAELGIDVPPDLRQLRNQTKSKSVHK